Proteins from a genomic interval of Chloroflexota bacterium:
- a CDS encoding energy-coupling factor transporter transmembrane component T translates to MSIIMLFDLYTHPEGWLHRLDPRTKIAILLFGSVLFVVINNVWLLAGLLVIVQLMLLSSHVPFHDIVRAWRQLLRLIVVVVLLWPFFARTGDPALFSIGPLTATRTGILMGVTTAMRIVGTSFLFYLILFTTRQNDLVAGLRRLGLPFEWALTLATALRFIPSFSATITQIQAAQAARGWQVDRGDLIGRFRGMIPVLTALIISILRTSDTLGMALAARGVGSGRPRTVWQDVKMQPLDWIVLVTIGFFFVSLLIARLRFGMGAELVDVF, encoded by the coding sequence TTGTCAATCATTATGCTCTTTGACCTATACACGCATCCGGAAGGCTGGCTTCATCGCCTGGATCCTCGCACCAAGATCGCTATTCTGCTCTTTGGTTCGGTGCTATTCGTCGTGATCAACAATGTGTGGTTGTTGGCAGGGCTGCTGGTGATCGTTCAATTGATGTTGCTGAGCTCGCATGTGCCTTTCCATGACATCGTTCGGGCGTGGCGACAATTGCTCAGGCTGATCGTCGTCGTCGTGCTGCTGTGGCCCTTTTTCGCCAGAACTGGCGACCCTGCGCTGTTTTCCATAGGCCCACTCACCGCAACCAGAACAGGTATCCTGATGGGTGTCACCACAGCCATGCGCATCGTGGGCACCTCGTTTCTCTTTTATCTCATCCTCTTTACGACCCGTCAAAATGACCTGGTGGCCGGGTTGCGTCGACTCGGGCTGCCTTTCGAGTGGGCACTGACACTGGCAACCGCTCTACGATTCATTCCCTCCTTCTCCGCAACCATCACCCAGATCCAGGCCGCTCAGGCTGCACGCGGCTGGCAGGTAGATCGCGGGGACCTGATTGGGCGTTTTCGGGGCATGATCCCGGTGTTGACAGCCCTCATTATCAGCATATTACGTACCAGCGATACCCTGGGAATGGCGCTGGCAGCCCGCGGTGTGGGCAGTGGACGCCCCCGCACCGTGTGGCAAGACGTGAAGATGCAGCCTCTGGATTGGATCGTGCTGGTGACCATCGGCTTTTTTTTCGTTTCTCTTTTGATCGCTCGGCTGAGATTCGGAATGGGCGCCGAACTCGTGGACGTGTTCTAG
- a CDS encoding NUDIX domain-containing protein has protein sequence MQEATLCLLLQEGNPGVLLLGKKKRGFGKGKIVGFGGKIEHGETSAMAAVRELEEETGLRVREDELHQLARLTFLFPARPEWNHLVAVYVTTIWHGDLTESHEITPAWFRLDAIPFEEMWDDAYYWMPYVLNGKRIQATFTFNDDNESVDRYVIEPWTGKTDTVRKSGPSTSGV, from the coding sequence ATGCAGGAAGCGACCCTCTGTTTACTTCTGCAGGAAGGAAACCCTGGCGTACTCTTGTTGGGGAAGAAAAAGCGCGGTTTCGGTAAAGGAAAGATAGTCGGTTTTGGCGGCAAGATTGAGCATGGAGAGACCAGTGCCATGGCCGCAGTACGGGAACTGGAGGAGGAAACAGGCCTTCGCGTGCGAGAGGATGAGTTACACCAGCTTGCCCGCCTGACCTTCCTGTTCCCTGCCAGGCCTGAGTGGAACCACCTGGTGGCTGTCTATGTGACGACCATCTGGCATGGCGATTTGACCGAGAGTCACGAAATCACGCCGGCATGGTTCCGACTCGATGCGATCCCCTTCGAAGAAATGTGGGATGACGCCTATTACTGGATGCCCTACGTGTTGAACGGGAAACGTATCCAGGCCACCTTCACCTTCAATGATGACAACGAATCCGTTGACCGTTACGTGATCGAGCCGTGGACTGGCAAAACAGACACAGTGAGAAAATCAGGTCCTTCAACGAGCGGGGTTTAG
- a CDS encoding SGNH/GDSL hydrolase family protein: MAQQADQNVHETEPEQTETGSARQLLPGLAILLFSIVVSLFLAEGLVRLADSVGVVNLAPTLADIPTPEEIEDQVSLEDPGGNQPLYIGDDRFHHQMMPNWSGFFPDEIMEQVGRANIPIRINSIGLRSPEVLDPKPAGSYRILILGDSVTFGWGVRGEDTFPSQLASLLATLSPDQGFEVINAGVSGYSTWQEALWLDANGMDLKPDVVVVQLHLNDAADNLWGTLGWDRGGEKGLARYSMLARLAQRVLSSNQAGSSDEPCGSDWKIDSSEVCWDRTTQLLDDIQATVTEQDVPLVLLVSPMRWQIDTGIEDSRTWIDDTLFQEAIGDRAAQNGWIVVDPLPAMRAASGPDLSVFLDMGHPSEEGHRLMAQELFSGLSQAGLLP, encoded by the coding sequence ATGGCACAGCAAGCTGACCAGAACGTACACGAAACGGAACCGGAACAGACTGAGACAGGATCCGCACGGCAACTTCTGCCCGGTCTGGCGATTCTACTCTTCTCCATAGTGGTTTCCCTCTTCCTTGCGGAAGGATTGGTGCGCCTGGCAGACAGCGTCGGCGTGGTCAATCTGGCGCCAACCCTGGCGGACATTCCCACACCGGAGGAGATCGAGGATCAGGTCTCTCTGGAAGATCCAGGTGGTAATCAGCCCTTATACATCGGCGATGACAGATTTCACCATCAAATGATGCCCAACTGGTCGGGCTTTTTCCCTGATGAGATCATGGAGCAGGTCGGACGCGCCAATATTCCCATTCGCATCAACAGCATCGGCCTGCGTTCACCGGAGGTACTGGATCCAAAGCCGGCGGGAAGCTATCGCATCCTCATCCTGGGCGACTCAGTCACTTTCGGCTGGGGGGTACGTGGCGAGGATACCTTTCCCAGCCAGCTGGCCAGTCTGTTGGCTACCTTAAGCCCGGACCAGGGATTCGAAGTTATCAACGCTGGGGTTAGCGGTTACAGTACATGGCAGGAAGCGCTGTGGCTGGATGCCAACGGAATGGATCTCAAGCCAGATGTTGTCGTCGTGCAATTACATCTCAACGACGCAGCAGACAACCTGTGGGGAACGCTCGGTTGGGACAGGGGAGGCGAAAAAGGACTGGCGCGTTACAGCATGTTGGCTCGGCTGGCACAACGGGTTTTATCATCCAACCAGGCTGGCAGCAGCGACGAACCCTGTGGCAGCGACTGGAAGATCGATTCAAGCGAGGTATGCTGGGATCGGACGACCCAGCTACTGGATGATATCCAGGCCACGGTCACTGAACAGGATGTCCCGCTGGTGTTGTTGGTCTCTCCAATGCGCTGGCAGATAGATACTGGCATCGAGGACTCGCGGACATGGATCGACGATACCCTCTTTCAAGAGGCAATTGGCGACAGGGCAGCGCAAAATGGCTGGATCGTGGTCGATCCCCTGCCTGCCATGCGCGCTGCCAGCGGACCCGACCTCTCTGTCTTTCTCGATATGGGCCATCCCAGCGAAGAGGGGCACCGGCTCATGGCACAGGAGTTGTTCAGCGGTCTCAGCCAGGCCGGTCTTCTGCCCTAA
- the glpX gene encoding class II fructose-bisphosphatase produces MMSDHPPRNLGLDLVRVTEAAALKAGRWMGLGNPDAADNEASEAMFRALNSLSMEGRIVIGEEGRLGQHSLLDSGTRVGNGEGPEVDVVVDPIDGRNRLALGYSDAISVVGVAPRDTMWAPAPAAYMEKIVVDYAAADALVPECMDAPAAWTLALVARVKRKSVRDLVVFILDRPRHRDLVEEIRSAGARVLLRSDGDVAGALIAAHPTSNVDILMGVGGISEGVISACAVKSLGGHMLGRLAPQSESEWTAVQAAGLDPKQVVDCDELVRTDEIFFAATGITDGLLLSGAIYHGTVAETESLVLRAETRTRRHIHTTHLLDVSIPEERLNGTAS; encoded by the coding sequence ATGATGTCAGATCATCCCCCCCGTAATCTGGGTCTGGATCTGGTTAGGGTTACCGAAGCAGCTGCCCTGAAAGCCGGACGCTGGATGGGTCTCGGAAACCCTGATGCGGCAGACAATGAAGCCTCTGAAGCCATGTTTCGCGCGTTGAACTCTCTTTCGATGGAAGGGCGGATTGTAATTGGCGAGGAGGGTAGACTTGGCCAACATTCCCTGTTGGACAGTGGAACCCGCGTCGGAAACGGTGAGGGGCCGGAAGTGGACGTTGTCGTCGATCCCATCGATGGCAGGAATCGTTTGGCCCTGGGGTATTCGGACGCTATCTCAGTTGTCGGGGTAGCGCCAAGGGATACCATGTGGGCACCTGCACCGGCCGCCTACATGGAAAAGATCGTGGTAGATTATGCTGCGGCCGACGCACTGGTTCCGGAATGCATGGACGCACCTGCTGCCTGGACCCTTGCCCTGGTAGCCCGGGTAAAAAGAAAATCGGTACGGGACCTGGTGGTCTTCATTCTGGATCGCCCCCGGCATCGAGATTTGGTGGAAGAGATACGTTCTGCCGGCGCTCGGGTTCTTCTGCGTTCCGATGGCGATGTTGCCGGCGCTCTGATAGCGGCTCACCCCACATCCAATGTTGATATTCTCATGGGAGTTGGAGGCATTTCAGAAGGTGTCATTTCGGCCTGTGCAGTGAAGTCATTGGGCGGGCATATGCTGGGTCGATTGGCCCCACAAAGCGAATCTGAGTGGACTGCTGTTCAAGCCGCGGGACTCGATCCAAAACAGGTCGTCGACTGCGACGAATTGGTCAGAACCGACGAGATCTTTTTTGCCGCTACCGGTATCACCGACGGCTTGCTGCTTTCCGGTGCGATATACCATGGCACGGTGGCCGAGACGGAATCCCTGGTATTGCGCGCCGAAACCCGTACCCGACGGCACATTCACACCACACATCTCCTGGATGTAAGCATCCCTGAAGAAAGGCTCAATGGCACAGCAAGCTGA
- the sulP gene encoding sulfate permease, translated as MAQRRPLDKSLLASLGKASSFFFQPARILRSYDRSNFRPDFIAGLTVAVVLVPQAIVFALVADLPPQVGLYTAVVAAIVGALWGSSHQLHTGPTNTSSLLALSVLLPLAVAGPQEYVAAAALMAVMIGVFRLVMGLAGLGVLVNFVSDSVVVGFTAGAGILICVSQLSHLLGLNIPSSPSLITTSGAIIIHLPETHAQTILLGIGTLILILLIRRFWPKLPAPLLGMIAASVVVALSGADQQGVRVLGELPRTLPQFAVPPIFNFELIADLSTGALAVSVIGLIEAMSISRSIASQTGQRLDSNQEFIGQGLANIACGFFSGYPCSGSFTRSAVNFESGARSQVASVISGLLVMVIMLAVAPMATYVPRTALAAVLIVTALGMIDRAEISRIWQGTQGDKIIMLATLLATLLLPLQFAVLTGILMSLAFYLWRTSVPQVRSVVPDESYQHMVEEVSSSGSEARPACPQLGMLEIMGDIYFGAANNIEDAIIENLDAHPGQRYLVLRMHSVNEIDISGIHMLENVVRIYRDMGGDVFFVRVREPVLELMESVDFIDMVGTDHILDEDGALGYLFHKVLDPAICIYECEVRVFKECQNLPKRTLPVDPALHTAVPASSIPTIAPADLWKELSSEGPPLVLDVREPREYRRAHVPQAELLPLPQILMNGVEIPSDRPVVLTCQTGRRSTRAAQKLRSEGYENVMVLEGGLVAWEAAKLLEAVD; from the coding sequence GTGGCCCAGCGCCGACCTCTGGATAAGTCGCTCCTGGCAAGTCTGGGCAAGGCGTCCTCCTTCTTTTTCCAACCCGCTCGTATCCTCCGATCATACGATCGCAGCAATTTTCGCCCCGATTTCATCGCTGGTTTAACGGTGGCTGTGGTGTTGGTGCCACAAGCCATCGTATTTGCGCTGGTTGCCGACTTGCCACCACAAGTCGGCCTGTACACAGCCGTCGTCGCAGCTATCGTCGGCGCGCTCTGGGGGTCATCCCATCAACTCCATACAGGCCCCACCAACACATCGTCCTTGTTGGCTCTTTCGGTCTTGCTGCCTCTCGCCGTGGCCGGACCGCAGGAATATGTGGCGGCAGCGGCCCTGATGGCGGTCATGATAGGGGTCTTTCGCCTCGTGATGGGCCTGGCAGGGCTTGGCGTTCTCGTAAACTTTGTGTCAGATTCCGTGGTTGTTGGCTTTACTGCCGGTGCGGGAATACTAATCTGTGTCAGTCAGCTGAGTCACCTGTTGGGCCTGAATATTCCCAGTTCTCCCAGCCTGATCACGACCTCCGGGGCAATTATCATCCACCTGCCAGAAACGCATGCCCAGACCATCCTCCTGGGTATCGGCACGCTGATCTTGATCCTGTTGATACGACGATTCTGGCCCAAGCTGCCGGCACCCCTGCTCGGCATGATAGCGGCCTCAGTGGTCGTGGCCCTATCGGGTGCGGACCAACAAGGAGTCAGGGTGCTGGGCGAATTGCCACGCACGTTGCCGCAGTTCGCTGTTCCGCCGATCTTTAATTTTGAGTTGATCGCCGATCTCTCAACCGGTGCGCTGGCCGTGTCGGTTATCGGTTTGATTGAAGCTATGTCCATCTCGCGCTCTATCGCCAGCCAGACCGGGCAGCGATTGGACAGCAATCAGGAGTTCATCGGGCAGGGTCTCGCCAATATCGCGTGCGGTTTCTTTTCTGGCTATCCATGTTCTGGTTCATTCACCCGTTCCGCCGTAAACTTCGAGTCAGGGGCGCGCTCACAGGTGGCTTCAGTAATCTCCGGGCTTCTTGTCATGGTCATCATGCTGGCGGTGGCTCCGATGGCCACCTATGTGCCCCGCACAGCGCTGGCAGCTGTCTTGATCGTGACAGCGTTGGGTATGATCGATCGCGCTGAGATCAGTCGCATCTGGCAAGGCACCCAGGGGGACAAGATCATAATGCTTGCGACCCTGCTTGCGACCCTGTTGCTTCCCCTTCAATTTGCCGTTTTAACAGGCATCCTGATGTCCCTGGCCTTCTACCTTTGGCGCACAAGTGTACCCCAGGTTCGCTCGGTCGTGCCCGATGAGAGCTATCAGCACATGGTTGAGGAGGTCAGTAGTTCCGGAAGCGAAGCACGACCTGCCTGCCCTCAACTGGGTATGCTGGAGATCATGGGCGACATCTATTTTGGCGCAGCCAACAACATAGAGGATGCGATTATCGAGAATCTGGACGCCCATCCTGGTCAGCGCTATCTCGTCCTCCGCATGCACAGCGTGAACGAGATCGATATCAGCGGCATTCACATGCTGGAAAATGTCGTGCGCATCTACCGGGATATGGGCGGCGATGTCTTCTTCGTTCGAGTTAGAGAACCGGTACTGGAGTTGATGGAATCGGTCGATTTCATTGACATGGTTGGAACGGACCATATCCTGGATGAGGATGGAGCCCTGGGATACCTTTTCCATAAGGTGTTGGATCCTGCCATATGTATCTATGAATGTGAGGTTCGGGTCTTCAAAGAATGCCAAAACCTCCCGAAACGCACGCTGCCGGTGGATCCTGCGCTCCACACCGCTGTTCCCGCTAGCTCGATTCCCACCATCGCTCCCGCGGATCTGTGGAAAGAGCTGAGCAGCGAGGGTCCACCCCTGGTCCTGGACGTAAGGGAACCGAGGGAGTACCGTCGAGCACATGTTCCCCAGGCTGAGCTTCTGCCGTTGCCCCAGATTTTGATGAACGGGGTCGAAATCCCGTCGGATCGTCCGGTCGTGCTGACGTGCCAAACTGGCCGTCGCAGTACCCGGGCAGCCCAGAAACTACGAAGCGAGGGCTACGAGAACGTGATGGTTCTGGAGGGTGGGCTGGTGGCCTGGGAAGCAGCGAAGCTACTGGAAGCAGTTGATTAA
- a CDS encoding acyltransferase, with protein MRYAWEQAIMALIGWIPTVVGVALRSALYRFILRMDGVAAVENSVRLRFASNIRLGDGVYLDQGSYLHATPGGIEIGSGSFVMHGAVLHVYNFRALPHAFIRIGEDSLIGEYCVLRGQGGISIGDRVYFAPQVQVLAVNHNYDDPKRPMVDQGLTADGIVIEDDVWIGAGAIITDGVHIGKRSIVAAGAVVTSDVPDRTVVGGVPARPLKTLS; from the coding sequence TTGCGATATGCTTGGGAACAGGCGATCATGGCACTGATCGGCTGGATTCCCACGGTTGTGGGGGTTGCATTGCGCTCCGCCCTTTACCGGTTTATTCTGCGCATGGACGGTGTGGCTGCTGTCGAAAACAGTGTGCGGCTGCGTTTTGCCAGCAATATCAGGTTGGGTGACGGTGTCTATCTGGATCAGGGCAGCTATCTGCATGCAACCCCTGGCGGAATCGAGATTGGTAGCGGTAGTTTCGTCATGCACGGGGCTGTTTTGCATGTCTACAATTTTCGTGCTTTGCCCCACGCCTTTATTCGTATTGGCGAGGATAGTCTGATTGGCGAATACTGTGTGTTGCGAGGGCAGGGCGGCATCTCCATTGGTGATCGGGTCTATTTTGCCCCTCAGGTTCAGGTGTTGGCGGTGAATCACAACTACGACGATCCGAAAAGACCGATGGTAGATCAGGGCCTCACCGCGGACGGAATTGTGATCGAGGACGATGTTTGGATCGGAGCCGGTGCTATCATCACCGATGGCGTGCATATCGGCAAGCGTTCAATCGTTGCGGCTGGAGCCGTGGTTACCTCGGACGTGCCGGACCGAACTGTAGTGGGTGGTGTGCCAGCCCGCCCTTTGAAGACCCTGTCCTGA
- a CDS encoding glycosyltransferase family 2 protein: MTTLSVVIPALNEEDGIAEIMARVLAVGSDLASMGVDDLELIVVDDGSTDRTAEIVESTPGVKLVQHPVNKGYGAALKSGFRSAEGEFLGFLDADGTYPPEYFPQLCQVLLQNGNDIVVGSRMAGADSDMPMTRRIGNTVFASMISILSRQRITDSASGMRVFRREALEKLYPLPDGLNFTPIMSTRALHEDIHMVEVPIPYSERVGDSKLSVVRDGTRYVQTITWTAMNYNPVRILGGLGLIALGLAGVIALVTFVARLSGVTEVGPIGAFALFSMMILAMTGVSLFNLGATFNYLVSLFHHRPVKQGLFGKPIFDPSLDRHFWWMGLLLGVAGLLLGVASLIMALNGWPAGKMWFYYLLSAVLFLLGLQFVMSWILMRVLEELSERDALAAKDLGTKF, translated from the coding sequence ATGACAACACTTTCCGTCGTCATTCCGGCTCTTAACGAAGAAGACGGCATTGCGGAAATAATGGCGCGGGTGCTGGCGGTTGGTTCCGACCTGGCGTCCATGGGCGTCGATGATCTGGAGTTGATCGTGGTAGATGACGGTTCCACCGACCGCACCGCTGAGATCGTGGAATCCACACCGGGCGTAAAGCTTGTGCAGCATCCGGTGAACAAAGGTTATGGTGCCGCTCTGAAATCGGGTTTTCGTTCAGCCGAAGGTGAGTTTTTGGGCTTTCTTGATGCTGATGGCACCTATCCGCCCGAGTATTTCCCTCAGTTGTGCCAGGTTTTGCTGCAAAATGGCAACGATATTGTCGTGGGGTCGAGAATGGCTGGCGCTGACAGCGATATGCCAATGACCCGCCGTATCGGCAATACCGTTTTTGCCAGCATGATCAGTATTCTCAGCCGTCAACGGATCACTGATAGCGCCAGCGGTATGCGGGTTTTCCGTCGAGAGGCCCTTGAGAAGCTCTATCCGCTGCCCGATGGCCTCAACTTCACACCGATCATGAGTACTCGCGCCCTTCACGAGGATATTCACATGGTGGAGGTGCCGATTCCCTACAGCGAGCGAGTGGGCGATTCCAAGCTTAGCGTCGTACGGGATGGAACTCGCTACGTCCAGACCATTACCTGGACGGCGATGAACTACAATCCTGTGCGAATTTTGGGTGGCCTGGGTCTTATTGCACTGGGCCTGGCAGGCGTGATCGCACTGGTCACCTTCGTTGCCCGGCTTAGCGGGGTGACTGAGGTCGGTCCTATTGGAGCGTTTGCCCTGTTTTCGATGATGATATTGGCAATGACCGGAGTCAGTCTCTTCAACCTGGGGGCAACTTTCAATTATCTCGTGTCTCTATTTCACCATCGCCCCGTCAAGCAGGGGTTGTTCGGTAAGCCGATTTTTGATCCATCCCTGGATCGCCATTTTTGGTGGATGGGATTGCTCTTGGGCGTTGCCGGGCTTTTGCTGGGCGTTGCGAGTCTGATTATGGCGCTCAACGGCTGGCCCGCGGGCAAGATGTGGTTTTACTACCTTCTCAGCGCTGTACTCTTTCTCTTGGGACTCCAGTTTGTCATGTCGTGGATTCTGATGCGGGTTCTCGAGGAGTTGAGTGAGCGTGATGCGCTGGCAGCTAAGGACCTTGGTACCAAGTTTTAG
- a CDS encoding radical SAM protein, with product MTEKDQLKRNLGTRRMPALRPSSFPDAGAIVETLTSSARPPVGVDILLVNPPSPDGGIWIRSQHRVGRRSRENMIWPQIGLAQMAALLAPDYTVEVVDAIASRMSWQEFERLLEEKYPRYYLTQVTAPTLRNDMYGVFLAKSLGSQTIAFGTHVTPMTLETMRPFPALDFILRGEPEATLRELLDTLQDQEPSDPHVAKMVEDTRLARGTTARKTRDSDLELQLSPFAPATLERIGKATTASAMESPLAGILGLAWRYDNEIIINRDRPFFPDLDDLPMPLHHLLPYEKQHMPMLKGPFTFIVTSRGCPAGCKYCIKHVSYQNSVRLRSPEKLYEELVILSELGIHNVHMYADLFTVSREQVVTLCNLIIENGLKVTWTCNSRVDFVDAEMLQLMGQAGCFMISWGIESANEEILKRARKGYRKEQAYDALVWAREAGIKNWGYFIIGLPGETEESIQETITYSKMLPLDIALFHIAAPYPGTPFFYDVVENGWFRPGTKWEEVDMDQSTVLDYSNLSAERLEYWQKRATREWSFRPGPMWTFVKGLNSWEGFKSAMSIGVQTLKYVWS from the coding sequence ATGACTGAAAAAGACCAACTGAAGCGCAATCTGGGTACTCGCCGGATGCCTGCACTGCGCCCGTCCAGTTTTCCTGATGCCGGTGCCATCGTGGAGACACTGACCTCGTCAGCACGTCCCCCGGTCGGTGTAGATATTCTGCTCGTCAACCCACCATCACCCGATGGTGGGATATGGATCCGCAGCCAGCATCGGGTAGGCCGACGCAGCCGGGAGAACATGATATGGCCTCAGATCGGTCTTGCTCAAATGGCTGCCTTGTTGGCCCCAGACTATACTGTCGAGGTCGTTGATGCCATCGCGAGCAGGATGTCCTGGCAGGAATTCGAACGTTTGCTGGAAGAAAAATATCCCAGGTATTACCTTACTCAGGTTACGGCGCCGACGTTGCGCAACGATATGTATGGTGTCTTTCTGGCCAAATCCTTGGGGTCTCAGACGATTGCGTTCGGAACCCACGTCACGCCCATGACCCTCGAGACCATGCGCCCTTTTCCTGCGCTGGACTTCATTCTGCGCGGCGAACCGGAGGCCACACTACGCGAACTACTGGATACTTTGCAGGATCAGGAACCCAGTGACCCTCACGTCGCCAAGATGGTGGAAGACACCAGGTTGGCCAGAGGCACCACGGCACGCAAGACCAGGGACAGCGACCTGGAGCTGCAGTTGTCACCGTTCGCGCCTGCCACACTTGAACGAATAGGGAAGGCAACGACGGCATCGGCCATGGAGTCGCCGCTTGCCGGTATTCTGGGCCTTGCATGGCGGTATGATAATGAGATCATAATCAACCGGGATCGCCCCTTTTTTCCCGATCTGGACGATCTGCCCATGCCACTGCACCATCTGTTGCCATATGAAAAGCAGCATATGCCGATGCTGAAGGGCCCATTTACGTTCATCGTGACCAGCCGCGGCTGCCCTGCAGGTTGTAAATATTGCATCAAACATGTGTCGTACCAGAACAGCGTTCGCCTGCGCTCGCCAGAGAAGCTATACGAAGAACTGGTTATCCTTTCAGAACTGGGGATTCACAATGTTCATATGTACGCCGATCTGTTCACGGTCAGCCGCGAGCAAGTTGTAACTTTGTGCAATCTCATCATCGAAAATGGCTTGAAGGTGACCTGGACCTGCAACAGCCGTGTCGACTTCGTTGACGCGGAAATGTTGCAACTGATGGGGCAAGCCGGGTGCTTCATGATTTCCTGGGGAATCGAAAGCGCCAATGAGGAGATATTGAAACGGGCTCGCAAGGGCTATCGCAAGGAACAGGCCTACGATGCACTTGTGTGGGCCAGAGAAGCCGGAATCAAGAATTGGGGCTATTTCATCATTGGACTGCCCGGTGAAACCGAGGAGTCGATCCAGGAAACGATCACGTACAGCAAAATGCTGCCCCTTGACATCGCCCTGTTCCACATTGCGGCACCCTATCCTGGCACCCCTTTCTTCTACGATGTGGTGGAGAATGGTTGGTTTCGACCGGGTACCAAGTGGGAGGAGGTCGACATGGATCAGTCTACCGTGCTCGACTATAGTAATCTGTCGGCTGAAAGGCTCGAGTATTGGCAGAAGCGTGCCACGCGGGAATGGTCCTTCAGGCCGGGCCCGATGTGGACCTTTGTTAAAGGCCTCAATAGCTGGGAGGGGTTCAAGAGCGCCATGAGTATCGGCGTTCAGACGCTTAAGTACGTATGGAGCTAG